Proteins encoded in a region of the Pelmatolapia mariae isolate MD_Pm_ZW linkage group LG16_19, Pm_UMD_F_2, whole genome shotgun sequence genome:
- the tspan7 gene encoding tetraspanin-7 → METKPVITCLKTLLIVYSFVFWITGAILLAVGVWGKLMLGPYISLIADNSTNAPYVLIGTGTVIIVFGLFGCFATCRGSPWMLKLYAMFLSLVFLAELVAGISGFVFRHEIKGTFRRTYTEAVKHYNAEDEASRAVDNLQHKLRCCGVYNYTSWIESVYYPSNGIPASCCFNSSDCHPQDLRNATVAPSKVYHQGCFELVTSFMETNMAIIAGVTFGIAFSQLIGMLLACCLSRIITANQYEMV, encoded by the exons ATAACAGGAGCTATCCTGCTGGCGGTGGGAGTATGGGGGAAGCTGATGTTGGGCCCGTACATCTCTCTGATAGCCGACAACTCCACCAACGCCCCGTACGTCCTCATCGGCACCGGGACAGTCATCATTGTTTTCGGGCTGTTTGGCTGCTTCGCCACCTGCAGAGGAAGCCCATGGATGCTGAAGCTG TATGCCATGTTTCTGTCACTCGTCTTCCTTGCTGAGTTAGTGGCGGGCATCTCTGGATTTGTGTTTCGCCACGAG ATCAAGGGAACCTTCCGCAGAACGTACACTGAAGCGGTGAAGCACTACAATGCCGAGGATGAGGCGAGCCGTGCCGTCGATAACTTGCAGCACAAG CTGCGTTGCTGTGGTGTTTATAACTACACGAGTTGGATTGAGAGCGTTTATTATCCCTCAAATGGCATTCCTGCCAGCTGCTGCTTCAACTCCTCTGACTGCCACCCACAAGACCTTCGCAACGCGACTGTAGCCCCGAGCAAGGTGTACCACCAG GGCTGCTTCGAGTTGGTCACTTCTTTCATGGAGACCAACATGGCCATTATCGCAGGAGTGACGTTTGGGATTGCGTTCTCACAG ctGATTGGCATGCTGCTGGCCTGCTGTCTGTCCAGGATCATCACAGCCAATCAGTATGAGATGGTGTAG